A stretch of the Bradyrhizobium arachidis genome encodes the following:
- a CDS encoding YadA-like family protein, with protein sequence MTAPRAIVLAAGLAFSSISVATAADYSAGGGTASGGAAVAIGEFSTATGLFAAALGGASDADGARAVAVGGGKATGNFATGIGFFARATGQDAIAIGVNMAADGDFAIALGALSHANGTNAVALGASAGAGGANATGVGFGVGAGGANATAMGAGAQAQGDNSAALGAAAAATGVNATAIGANAVSNGDNATAVGQNSFVFGTNATGLGQNSVASGDTATAVGQNANAVGTGTTALGQGSAAFFNNTTALGQNANATAVGATAVGQASVASAVNATSIGLSAKASGVGATALGANAQATANGAVAIGLSSAATGVNAIAIGNGAVATGSIAVGNLASAANGGAAYGDNSVATGSNSAALGPNANATFANSTAIGNGASTSAVNQVSIGTASNTYRMQGLTSAASLSAQTGPVALVTTDAAGNLATTSFSPTAIGSLQNDVTALQGSVSTLQTQMRQAFEGTAMAIAMGGAALPADKRFAISSNWGTFRGQNAASFVAQMRVSDNVVLNGGVAAGFAQGGVGGRAGVTVAW encoded by the coding sequence GTCTTTTCGCGGCGGCGCTTGGCGGCGCCAGCGATGCGGACGGCGCGCGCGCCGTTGCAGTTGGGGGAGGCAAGGCTACTGGCAATTTCGCAACGGGAATTGGCTTCTTCGCGAGGGCAACAGGCCAGGACGCAATCGCGATCGGTGTCAATATGGCCGCCGACGGTGACTTCGCCATTGCGCTAGGCGCCTTGAGCCATGCCAACGGCACAAATGCGGTCGCGTTGGGTGCATCTGCCGGTGCGGGGGGCGCTAACGCGACTGGAGTCGGCTTCGGAGTCGGCGCAGGCGGAGCCAATGCCACCGCGATGGGAGCTGGCGCGCAAGCCCAAGGCGACAACTCCGCCGCACTCGGTGCTGCCGCCGCCGCCACCGGCGTGAATGCCACGGCGATCGGCGCCAACGCGGTCAGCAACGGCGATAACGCAACGGCTGTCGGTCAGAACTCGTTTGTCTTCGGCACCAACGCAACCGGGCTTGGCCAGAACAGCGTGGCAAGCGGCGACACCGCGACGGCGGTCGGCCAGAACGCCAATGCGGTCGGCACCGGCACCACTGCGCTCGGCCAGGGCAGCGCGGCGTTTTTCAACAATACCACCGCGCTCGGCCAAAATGCGAACGCGACCGCCGTTGGCGCCACCGCGGTTGGTCAGGCCAGCGTGGCGAGCGCGGTCAATGCGACCTCGATCGGTCTGTCGGCGAAAGCATCCGGCGTCGGCGCCACCGCGCTCGGCGCCAATGCGCAGGCGACCGCCAATGGCGCGGTTGCGATCGGCCTCAGTTCGGCCGCCACTGGCGTCAACGCGATTGCGATCGGCAACGGGGCGGTTGCGACCGGATCGATTGCCGTCGGCAATCTCGCCTCCGCCGCCAATGGCGGTGCGGCCTATGGCGACAACAGCGTGGCGACCGGCAGCAATTCGGCGGCGCTTGGCCCGAACGCGAACGCGACCTTCGCCAACTCCACCGCGATCGGCAATGGCGCGAGCACGAGCGCCGTGAACCAGGTGTCGATCGGTACGGCCTCCAATACCTACCGCATGCAGGGCCTCACCTCGGCGGCAAGCCTTTCGGCACAAACCGGGCCGGTCGCGCTGGTCACGACCGATGCCGCCGGCAATCTCGCGACCACGAGCTTCTCGCCGACCGCGATCGGCTCGCTGCAGAACGACGTCACCGCGCTCCAGGGCAGCGTCAGCACGCTGCAGACCCAGATGCGGCAGGCTTTCGAAGGCACCGCGATGGCGATCGCGATGGGCGGCGCGGCGCTGCCGGCGGACAAGAGGTTCGCGATCTCCAGCAACTGGGGCACGTTCCGCGGCCAGAACGCGGCGAGCTTCGTGGCGCAGATGCGGGTCAGCGACAACGTCGTCCTCAATGGCGGCGTCGCGGCGGGCTTTGCGCAAGGTGGTGTCGGCGGTCGCGCCGGCGTGACGGTTGCGTGGTGA